A single genomic interval of Helianthus annuus cultivar XRQ/B chromosome 13, HanXRQr2.0-SUNRISE, whole genome shotgun sequence harbors:
- the LOC118479252 gene encoding putative adenylate cyclase regulatory protein — protein sequence MHAREANLSLKGINKLELKWDDVSGRETIEKEVLSELMPCSDKLKMLEVKYYKGIEFPNWVGDPSFHQLVHVSLRGCRKCTSLPPLGRLPALKELLIQGMDDVKVISLESTRTNDVTFPSLEILRFEDMSSWEVWSTNSDVMFPRLRELQIIKCPNLSDVSLEALPSLRVLEIEGCGESVLRSLVRAASSTTKLKIRSILGLTDEVWRCVIVNFWAVEELCIQKCDEIRYLWESDAEASKVLVNLKELKVWGCKKLVSLGEKEEDEDNTGSNLLSSLKKLDIEFCESMESLCCPNSIESLVIHWCSTVRDVSFPRATTTTGGGGQNLKSLGIYGCGNLKSINQLSHSTHLTSLTIRYCEKMELFSDLDQLSKLTRLRIEGCESIESFPNLHLPNLTELEIVSCKNMKAFGDLQLPNLISWSIWECKNLESFPDLQLSNLTMLKDLRIRKCPMVDASFPRGLWPPNLCLLRIGGLKKPISEWGNQNFPASLVELYLYDEPDVMNFSQLSHLFPSSLTFLEINNFDNLESLSTGLQHLTSLQHLLIDDCPKVNDLPETLLPSLLSLRIPYECPKLRETCSGRGSHYWPLISHIPWIDITD from the coding sequence ATGCATGCACGAGAGGCGAACTTATCTTTAAAAGGGATTAATAAGTTAGAGTTGAAATGGGATGATGTTTCAGGAAGGGAAACAATTGAGAAGGAGGTTCTTAGTGAGTTAATGCCATGTAGTGATAAGTTGAAAATGCTTGAGGTTAAGTATTATAAGGGAATAGAGTTTCCAAATTGGGTTGGGGATCCGTCTTTTCATCAATTGGTTCATGTGTCGCTACGGGGTTGTAGAAAATGTACATCTCTTCCGCCGCTTGGGCGGTTACCTGCACTTAAGGAGTTGTTGATTCAAGGAATGGATGATGTTAAAGTCATAAGTTTGGAGTCAACTAGGACTAACGATGTTACCTTCCCttcacttgaaattctaaggtttGAAGATATGTCTAGTTGGGAGGTATGGTCAACCAATAGCGATGTAATGTTTCCACGCCTTCGAGAGCTTCAAATAATCAAATGTCCCAATTTGAGTGATGTCTCACTTGAAGCATTACCTTCGCTAAGAGTTTTGGAGATAGAGGGATGTGGTGAAAGTGTGCTGAGAAGTCTGGTTCGAGCAGCTTCATCAACCACTAAATTGAAAATAAGATCAATTTTAGGACTTACGGATGAGGTGTGGAGATGTGTCATTGTGAATTTCTGGGCGGTTGAAGAGCTATGCATACAAAAATGTGATGAGATAAGATACCTATGGGAATCAGATGCAGAGGCAAGTAAAGTTCTTGTAAATTTAAAGGAATTGAAGGTATGGGGTTGTAAAAAATTGGTGAGTTTAGGAGAGAAAGAGGAGGATGAGGATAACACTGGGAGCAACCTCCTATCATCTCTTAAGAAGTTGGATATAGAGTTCTGTGAAAGTATGGAGAGTTTGTGTTGTCCAAATAGCATTGAGAGTTTGGTGATCCATTGGTGTAGTACAGTTAGAGATGTCTCCTTCCCaagagcaacaacaacaacaggtggAGGAGGGCAGAATCTCAAGTCACTTGGTATATATGGTTGTGGAAATCTAAAATCAATAAATCAATTGAGTCACTCCACTCACCTCACCTCATTGACAATAAGATATTGTGAAAAAATGGAGTTATTTTCTGATCTTGATCAGCTATCAAAGCTCACCAGGTTGAGAATAGAAGGTTGTGAAAGCATAGAGTCATTTCCTAACCTCCATCTGCCAAATCTCACAGAACTGGAGATAGTTAGTTGCAAAAACATGAAGGCATTTGGTGACCTGCAGCTACCAAATCTAATCAGTTGGAGCATATGGGAGTGTAAAAATCTGGAGTCATTTCCTGACCTTCAGCTATCCAATCTCACCATGTTAAAAGATCTAAGAATTAGAAAGTGTCCAATGGTTGATGCTTCCTTTCCTCGTGGGCTTTGGCCTCCCAATTTGTGTCTCCTTAGAATAGGGGGGTTGAAAAAGCCCATCTCAGAATGGGGCAATCAGAATTTCCCAGCTTCCCTTGTTGAGCTATATTTATATGATGAACCTGATGTGATGAATTTTAGTCAATTGTCCCACCTTTTCCCTTCTTCTCTTACATTTCTGGAGATAAACAATTTTGATAATCTGGAATCACTTTCAACGGGACTCCAACACCTCACATCCCTTCAACATCTGTTGATTGACGATTGTCCAAAGGTGAACGATCTACCAGAGACTCTGTTACCTTCACTTTTGAGTTTGAGAATACCTTATGAATGCCCAAAATTGAGAGAAACGTGTTCAGGAAGAGGCTCCCACTACTGGCCACTCATCTCTCATATCCCCTGGATCGACATAACAGACTAA
- the LOC118479251 gene encoding putative disease resistance RPP13-like protein 1, with product MAETAASALLSVIFEKLTDEAFKKFARSQNIHSELNNLQSTLSHIQDLLSDASEKEITEKSVKKWLNSLQHLAYDIDDVLDDVATEAMRRELTQESGAITSKVRDLIVPACCTKFSLSERLHHKLDSINTKLQHLENQKGDLGLIVKNENPKNNNKGNETSLLESDVIGREKEKEKLLNKLLQDEPSKENFSVLPIVGMGGVGKTTLARFLYNDTQVKGRFELHAWVCVSDDFDISKITKTIFQAVSNENNEFADLNQLQVALKEKLKEKRFLLVLDDVWHENFNDWENLVLPFHSGARGSKVIMTSRKEQLLKMLGFDNLDHLETLSSEDALSLFALHALGVDNFDSHPTLRPKGERIVEKCGRLPLALKAIGRLLRAKTDEEKWDEVLNSKIWDSKSVGDFSADWKVIFPALMLSYHELSANLKRLFAYCSLFPKDFLFDKKELVLLWLAEGFLNKSNAAKSPERLGYEYFEELLSRSFFQQSPNEEPLFVMHDLMNDLATFVAREFFSRDDNRMTIGWLP from the coding sequence ATGGCTGAAACTGCTGCTTCTGCCCTCCTCAGTGTCATTTTTGAGAAGCTAACCGATGAAGCCTTCAAGAAATTTGCTCGCTCTCAGAATATTCATTCCGAGCTGAATAACCTGCAGAGCACACTCTCCCATATCCAAGATCTGCTTAGTGATGCTTCTGAGAAAGAAATAACCGAAAAATCTGTTAAAAAATGGCTCAACAGTCTCCAACATTTGGCTTACGACATCGATGACGTACTAGATGATGTGGCTACCGAAGCTATGCGTCGTGAGCTGACCCAGGAATCGGGAGCAATCACCAGCAAGGTAAGAGACCTCATCGTCCCAGCTTGCTGCACAAAATTCTCACTAAGTGAACGTCTGCATCACAAGTTAGATAGTATCAACACCAAGTTACAACATCTAGAGAACCAAAAGGGTGATCTTGGTTTGATTGTGAAAAATGAAAACCCAAAAAATAACAATAAAGGAAACGAAACCTCCTTGCTAGAATCTGATGTCATTGGACGAGAAAAGGAGAAAGAAAAATTGCTCAACAAGCTGTTGCAGGATGAGCCATCTAAGGAAAACTTCAGCGTCTTACCCATAGTCGGTATGGGTGGGGTTGGTAAGACCACTCTAGCTAGATTTTTGTACAATGATACACAAGTGAAGGGTCGGTTTGAACTCCATGCATGGGTTTGTGTCTCTGATGATTTTGATATCTCTAAGATAACCAAAACCATCTTTCAAGCTGTGTCCAACGAAAACAACGAATTTGCTGATCTAAATCAGCTTCAAGTGGCTCTTAAAGAGAAACTTAAGGAAAAACGGTTTCTACTAGTACTAGATGATGTGTGGCATGAAAACTTTAATGATTGGGAAAACCTAGTGCTCCCATTTCATTCAGGGGCTCGTGGAAGTAAGGTAATCATGACATCTCGCAAGGAGCAATTGCTTAAGATGCTAGGTTTTGATAATCTAGACCATCTTGAGACTTTGTCATCTGAAGATGCTTTGTCTTTATTTGCTTTACATGCATTGGGCGTAGACAACTTTGATTCACACCCAACACTCAGACCAAAGGGTGAGCGTATTGTGGAAAAGTGTGGTCGTTTGCCTTTGGCTTTAAAGGCAATTGGAAGGCTGCTGAGAGCTAAAACAGATGAAGAAAAATGGGATGAGGTGTTGAATAGTAAGATATGGGATTCAAAAAGTGTTGGTGATTTTTCTGCAGATTGGAAGGTGATTTTTCCTGCCCTTATGTTAAGCTACCATGAACTTTCTGCAAATTTGAAGCGGTTGTTTGCATATTGCTCCTTGTTTCCTAAGGACTTTTTGTTTGACAAAAAAGAGTTAGTCCTGTTGTGGCTGGCCGAAGGGTTTTTGAACAAATCAAATGCAGCCAAGTCACCAGAACGCCTTGGTTATGAATATTTTGAAGAGTTGTTATCAAGGTCATTTTTTCAACAATCACCAAATGAGGAACCGTTATTTGTGATGCATGACCTGATGAATGATTTGGCCACATTTGTTGCCAGAGAGTTCTTTTCAAGGGATGACAATCGGATGACAATCGGATGGCTACCATGA